Proteins encoded in a region of the Campylobacter geochelonis genome:
- the lgt gene encoding prolipoprotein diacylglyceryl transferase codes for MSWWNQIYNNFDPVAFSLFGLSVHWYGIMYILALLTALFMAKWFAKKDKLGFSEKLLDNYFIWVEIGVILGARLGFIFIYSDEQMHYITHPWEIFNPFHNGEFVGIRGMSYHGAVVGFIIATFWFCKKHKTNSFALLDLVALSVPLGYVFGRIGNFLNQELAGVPTSMPWGIEVAGILRHPSQLYEAFLEGVVIFVVLFFYRKYKKFNGELIAIYTILYALMRFVSEIYREPDFQLGTYMFGLSMGQILSFLMLFLGIFTYFYAWKNRDKNLSN; via the coding sequence TTGAGCTGGTGGAACCAAATTTATAACAACTTCGACCCTGTCGCTTTTAGCCTTTTTGGGCTTAGCGTTCACTGGTATGGGATAATGTACATTTTAGCGCTTCTTACAGCACTTTTTATGGCGAAATGGTTTGCGAAAAAAGACAAGCTTGGTTTTTCTGAGAAGCTTTTAGATAATTATTTTATCTGGGTTGAAATCGGCGTTATACTTGGCGCTAGACTTGGATTTATTTTCATTTATTCAGATGAGCAGATGCACTATATAACTCATCCTTGGGAAATTTTTAACCCATTTCATAATGGCGAGTTTGTAGGAATTCGCGGTATGAGCTATCATGGCGCGGTTGTTGGGTTTATTATAGCTACATTTTGGTTTTGTAAAAAGCATAAAACAAACAGCTTTGCTTTGCTTGATTTAGTAGCTTTGTCTGTGCCTTTGGGATATGTTTTTGGACGAATTGGAAATTTCTTAAATCAAGAGCTAGCTGGAGTTCCTACAAGTATGCCATGGGGGATAGAGGTAGCTGGCATTTTAAGGCATCCTTCGCAACTTTATGAAGCGTTTTTGGAGGGTGTTGTGATTTTTGTGGTATTATTCTTTTATAGAAAGTATAAAAAATTTAATGGAGAACTTATAGCTATCTATACGATTTTATATGCTTTGATGAGATTTGTTAGTGAAATTTATAGAGAGCCAGACTTTCAGCTAGGGACTTATATGTTTGGTCTTAGCATGGGTCAAATTTTATCCTTTTTAATGCTGTTTTTGGGTATTTTTACCTACTTTTATGCATGGAAAAATAGAGATAAAAATTTAAGTAATTAG
- a CDS encoding DNA polymerase Y family protein, giving the protein MILHIDLDCFFVAAARIKDSSLIGKKVVVVGGNSGTIFGEKDRLGTVILSASYEARKFGVKSAMSLNRAKALCQDLTIAKSDMAFYKELSSRLFKFLYTFTPDIEKFSIDEFFVDLSGIEAKNDPLKFAKELQEQILKNLKLPCSIGISEAKFIAKLTTDLVKPFGVGMIKVDEIPQKLKDVDISKFPGVGASALKFLNKYGIYTITDAKNAKFVFEKLGKSGIKLYENLTGTGENSLDLASKRKSFSHARTFDLITDRDELERRVLVLCRYLSFDIYKFGQNPTKFDLKVRYEDRYTVSHSVTVKEIFTQSLLQKIALELFKKCDVRISSPVMYISIGAAGFVDESCIEKTLFSQIGESKNKKANLAIQQIREKYGINSLMFAKEIKN; this is encoded by the coding sequence ATGATACTTCATATCGATCTTGACTGTTTTTTTGTCGCAGCAGCGCGTATAAAAGATAGCTCATTAATCGGTAAAAAAGTCGTTGTTGTCGGTGGAAACAGTGGCACGATTTTTGGTGAAAAAGATAGACTTGGCACTGTGATTTTAAGTGCGAGTTATGAGGCTAGAAAATTTGGCGTAAAGTCTGCGATGTCCTTAAACAGGGCAAAGGCTTTATGCCAAGACTTAACTATAGCTAAATCCGATATGGCATTTTATAAAGAGCTTTCAAGCCGCCTTTTTAAATTTCTTTACACTTTTACTCCTGATATTGAAAAATTTAGCATAGATGAGTTTTTTGTCGATTTAAGCGGAATTGAGGCTAAAAACGATCCGCTAAAATTTGCCAAAGAGCTTCAAGAGCAAATTTTAAAAAATTTAAAATTGCCGTGCAGTATCGGCATAAGCGAGGCTAAATTTATAGCCAAACTTACAACGGATTTGGTTAAGCCTTTTGGCGTAGGTATGATAAAAGTCGATGAAATCCCACAAAAACTTAAAGATGTTGATATATCAAAATTCCCAGGAGTTGGAGCAAGTGCGCTAAAGTTTTTAAATAAATACGGAATTTATACCATAACAGATGCAAAAAATGCTAAATTTGTCTTTGAAAAGCTTGGAAAAAGTGGTATAAAACTGTATGAGAATTTAACCGGAACTGGCGAAAACAGCCTAGATTTGGCATCTAAACGCAAAAGCTTTTCTCATGCTAGAACATTTGATTTAATCACCGATAGAGATGAGCTCGAAAGAAGAGTTTTAGTTCTTTGCAGATACCTTAGCTTTGATATTTACAAATTTGGACAAAACCCAACTAAATTTGACCTAAAAGTTCGCTATGAAGATAGATACACAGTTTCGCATAGCGTTACTGTTAAAGAAATTTTCACGCAAAGTTTGCTTCAAAAAATAGCGCTTGAGCTTTTTAAAAAGTGCGATGTAAGAATCTCCTCACCAGTTATGTATATAAGTATCGGCGCGGCTGGATTTGTCGATGAAAGTTGTATAGAAAAAACGCTTTTTTCGCAAATTGGAGAGTCTAAAAACAAAAAAGCAAATTTAGCCATACAACAAATCAGAGAAAAATATGGCATAAATTCGCTTATGTTTGCAAAAGAGATAAAAAATTAA
- a CDS encoding HIT family protein produces the protein MEYLCAPWRSEYFSSKKCECPFCDAINSPEFDEKNGVLFRAKHCFGIMNLYPYSPGAFMVIPYKHTDKIEELSQEAWLEMSHFVRCGVEILKKRVHARGVNIGMNLGSAAGAGIAQHVHYHLVPRWEGDTNFITTISATRVIGVPFHELYTNIKKGFDELNLEF, from the coding sequence ATGGAGTATCTTTGTGCGCCGTGGAGAAGTGAGTATTTTAGCAGTAAAAAATGCGAGTGCCCATTTTGCGATGCGATAAACTCGCCAGAATTTGATGAGAAAAATGGCGTATTATTTCGCGCAAAACATTGCTTTGGTATCATGAATCTCTACCCATACAGCCCTGGGGCTTTTATGGTGATTCCTTATAAACATACCGATAAAATCGAAGAGTTAAGCCAAGAAGCGTGGCTTGAGATGAGCCATTTTGTAAGATGTGGAGTTGAGATTTTAAAAAAAAGAGTTCATGCAAGAGGCGTAAATATCGGCATGAATTTAGGAAGCGCAGCTGGAGCTGGGATAGCGCAACATGTGCATTATCATTTAGTTCCAAGGTGGGAGGGCGATACAAATTTTATAACAACCATATCTGCTACTAGAGTTATAGGTGTGCCATTTCATGAGCTTTATACAAATATAAAAAAAGGCTTTGATGAGTTAAATTTAGAGTTTTAA
- a CDS encoding YkgJ family cysteine cluster protein, with the protein MCEIKDGFSYCFDAKKCEVCKGNCCIGDSGYIWIDEAESARLAAFLGLSVEEFKAKFTDKFGIRYSIKEREFEGGYACVFFDEIKRCCSVYEFRPKQCKTFPFWDYFKKNYNELEKECIGVKPL; encoded by the coding sequence ATGTGTGAGATAAAAGATGGATTTAGTTACTGTTTTGATGCAAAAAAGTGTGAAGTTTGCAAAGGAAATTGTTGCATTGGAGATAGTGGATATATCTGGATAGATGAGGCTGAAAGTGCGCGTTTAGCAGCGTTTTTAGGGCTTAGTGTTGAAGAGTTTAAAGCTAAATTTACAGATAAATTTGGCATTAGATATAGCATAAAAGAGCGTGAGTTTGAGGGCGGTTATGCTTGTGTGTTTTTTGATGAGATAAAAAGATGTTGTAGCGTCTATGAATTTCGCCCTAAACAGTGCAAAACTTTTCCGTTTTGGGACTATTTTAAGAAAAATTATAATGAGTTGGAGAAAGAATGTATAGGTGTAAAACCTCTATAA
- a CDS encoding glutamate-5-semialdehyde dehydrogenase produces MVKRLELAKSSQKTLLNLTPNLKEKVLLDMLEEVKNAKFEILEANKLDVMAAKSANLNSALIERLTLDDKKIDAILASLLDTARLKDPVGVVLDGWVNYAGLKFQKVAIPIGVVCVIYESRPNVTAEVASLCFKSSNVCILKGGKEAKHSNLAIVSALHKALVKNGIDKNVITFLDDFKREDLINLIKMDKFIDVIVPRGGSELVKFISQNSSIPVIKHDKGMCHIYIDESANLANALKICINAKCQKPSACNAVETLLIHKNIANEFLLNLANEFENLGVEIYGCEKTVAFLSKQIPNLSIKKANDESYDTEYLDMKINVKIVHNLDEALDHIERFSSSHSEAIISENFTNIERFLNEVDSACLYANASTRFSDGYEFGFGAEVGISTNKLHARGPMGLSELTTYKYKIIGQGQVRK; encoded by the coding sequence ATGGTTAAAAGGCTAGAATTGGCTAAATCATCGCAAAAAACCCTTCTAAATTTAACCCCAAATTTAAAAGAAAAAGTGCTTTTAGATATGCTTGAAGAGGTAAAAAATGCAAAATTTGAGATTTTAGAAGCAAACAAACTTGATGTTATGGCTGCAAAAAGTGCAAATTTAAACTCCGCTTTAATCGAGCGTCTTACACTAGATGATAAAAAAATAGACGCGATTTTAGCAAGCCTGTTAGATACTGCTAGGCTAAAAGATCCAGTTGGCGTCGTGCTTGATGGCTGGGTAAATTATGCTGGGCTTAAATTTCAAAAAGTAGCAATTCCTATAGGCGTGGTTTGCGTGATTTACGAGAGTCGTCCAAATGTAACCGCTGAAGTTGCAAGCTTGTGTTTTAAAAGTTCAAATGTGTGCATTTTAAAAGGCGGAAAAGAGGCAAAACACTCAAATTTAGCCATAGTTAGTGCACTTCATAAAGCGTTAGTTAAAAACGGCATAGATAAAAATGTCATAACTTTTTTAGATGATTTTAAGCGCGAGGATTTAATAAATTTGATAAAAATGGATAAATTTATCGACGTTATCGTGCCTCGTGGCGGAAGCGAGTTGGTAAAATTTATAAGTCAAAACTCTAGCATACCAGTTATAAAACATGATAAAGGAATGTGCCATATATACATAGATGAAAGTGCGAATTTAGCTAACGCGCTTAAAATTTGTATAAACGCCAAATGCCAAAAACCAAGCGCTTGTAATGCCGTAGAAACGCTTTTAATCCATAAAAACATCGCTAACGAGTTTTTGTTAAATTTAGCTAACGAGTTTGAAAATTTGGGCGTTGAAATTTATGGGTGCGAAAAAACGGTTGCTTTTTTATCTAAGCAAATACCAAATTTAAGTATCAAAAAAGCAAACGATGAGAGCTATGATACCGAGTATCTTGATATGAAGATAAATGTTAAAATCGTGCATAACTTAGATGAAGCACTAGATCACATTGAGCGTTTTAGCTCAAGCCATAGCGAAGCTATAATAAGTGAAAATTTTACTAACATCGAGCGTTTTTTAAACGAAGTTGATAGTGCTTGTTTGTATGCAAATGCTTCAACTAGATTTAGCGATGGTTATGAGTTTGGTTTTGGAGCTGAAGTTGGCATAAGCACTAACAAACTTCACGCAAGAGGCCCTATGGGACTAAGCGAGCTAACAACTTATAAGTATAAAATCATCGGTCAAGGTCAGGTAAGAAAGTGA
- a CDS encoding tRNA1(Val) (adenine(37)-N6)-methyltransferase: protein MVISQFKDGYRYNSDTIMLYDFALSLKLSGEILEVGSGSGVLGLLLKRDLKNTLITMIDIQDENIALSIQNSRENSLSCDIIQADFSKFKSDKRFDHIISNPPFYHDGVRQSQNKHLQISRYASNLSLENLISNSSSHLKSHGSLVFCYDAKQLMYIAHLLKQSKFALTKLKFVYPKKGKSAKLALIEAKKSSRSLCEVLENIYLSDENGYAKEAHEIFKKANLTSKDV from the coding sequence ATGGTTATATCGCAGTTTAAAGATGGTTACAGATATAACAGCGATACGATAATGCTCTATGATTTCGCCCTTAGTTTAAAGCTTAGTGGCGAAATTTTAGAAGTTGGTTCAGGAAGTGGAGTGCTTGGGCTTTTGCTAAAAAGAGATTTGAAAAATACTTTGATTACGATGATAGATATACAAGATGAAAATATCGCGTTGTCTATACAAAATTCGCGTGAGAATTCGCTAAGTTGTGATATAATCCAAGCCGATTTTTCTAAATTTAAAAGTGATAAAAGATTTGACCATATCATCTCAAATCCACCATTTTACCATGATGGTGTTAGACAAAGTCAAAACAAGCACTTGCAAATAAGCAGGTATGCTTCAAATTTAAGTCTTGAGAATTTGATAAGCAATTCAAGCTCGCATCTTAAATCCCATGGCTCGCTTGTTTTTTGCTATGATGCAAAACAGCTTATGTATATAGCTCATCTTTTAAAACAGAGTAAATTTGCGCTAACAAAGCTTAAATTTGTATATCCAAAAAAGGGCAAAAGCGCAAAACTAGCGCTAATTGAAGCTAAAAAAAGCTCTCGCTCGCTTTGTGAAGTGCTAGAAAATATATACTTAAGCGATGAAAACGGATATGCAAAAGAGGCGCATGAGATTTTTAAGAAAGCGAATTTAACAAGTAAAGATGTGTGA
- a CDS encoding NAD(P)-binding domain-containing protein, translating to MENVYDLAVIGGGPCGISSVVEAKISGLQKVLLLEKGDNHSQTIRTFYKDNKRVDKEYKGMDSETKGKVHFETGTKEDVLNYFDGLLDNEGVDAVFKTEVEKVVKGDDGIFTVITPNAQYKAKNVIIAIGRMGKPNKPEYKIPPSITQRVNFNLDKCGVNEKILVVGGGNSAIEYAITLSTSNIVTLSYRRMNFTRLNEINERDIYKAAKYGDVILRLNTNIESLENENGKVLAHYKDGRDFVYDRVVYAIGGTTPVDFLKNCGVGIDENGVPKIDEHCQSQIPGLYIGGDLITKSGGSIVVALNHSNAIINHIISTK from the coding sequence ATGGAGAATGTTTATGATTTAGCCGTTATTGGCGGAGGACCATGTGGAATTTCATCAGTAGTTGAAGCCAAAATAAGCGGTTTGCAAAAAGTTTTGCTTTTAGAAAAAGGCGATAACCACTCACAAACAATTAGAACTTTTTACAAAGACAACAAGCGTGTAGATAAAGAATACAAGGGCATGGATAGCGAAACTAAAGGTAAAGTTCACTTTGAAACAGGCACTAAAGAGGATGTTTTAAACTACTTCGATGGGCTTTTGGATAATGAGGGAGTGGACGCTGTTTTTAAAACCGAAGTTGAAAAGGTTGTAAAAGGCGATGATGGAATTTTTACAGTTATTACTCCAAACGCTCAGTATAAGGCTAAAAATGTCATTATAGCAATCGGTAGAATGGGAAAACCAAACAAACCAGAGTATAAAATTCCGCCTTCAATCACTCAAAGAGTAAATTTTAACCTTGACAAGTGTGGTGTAAATGAGAAAATTCTAGTCGTAGGTGGCGGAAACTCAGCTATAGAATATGCTATAACTCTTTCAACTAGCAACATTGTAACGCTTTCATATAGAAGAATGAATTTTACAAGATTAAATGAAATAAACGAAAGAGATATCTATAAAGCCGCAAAATACGGCGATGTTATACTTCGTCTTAATACAAACATCGAAAGCTTAGAAAATGAAAATGGAAAAGTTCTAGCTCACTATAAAGATGGCAGAGATTTTGTTTACGATAGAGTTGTGTATGCTATAGGTGGAACTACTCCGGTTGATTTTTTGAAAAACTGTGGTGTTGGTATAGATGAAAATGGCGTTCCAAAGATAGATGAGCATTGTCAAAGTCAGATTCCAGGGCTTTATATCGGTGGGGATTTGATAACAAAAAGCGGTGGTTCGATTGTAGTTGCGCTAAATCACTCAAATGCTATTATCAACCACATAATCAGCACAAAATAG
- the trpC gene encoding indole-3-glycerol phosphate synthase TrpC, protein MILDKIIEKTKEDLEKKKKLIPFDTLGRSLSSNPYMPRDVFSVLKTSENDPYKIIAEVKKASPSKGVIREDFDPVSIAVSYEKGGANAFSVLSEPHFFQGSLEYISLIRRYTKSPILRKDFIVDKYQILEAAVYGADFVLLIAKALSQKELKELLEYARYFGLEALVETHDKEDVKKAIFAGANIIGINHRDLQTFDMHMDLCEKLIPIIPNGKIIVAESGLYEHEQLVNLNKFGVDAFLIGESFMRQDDVEMAVKKIKGA, encoded by the coding sequence ATGATACTTGATAAAATCATAGAAAAGACTAAAGAGGACTTAGAAAAAAAGAAAAAACTTATCCCATTTGACACACTAGGAAGAAGTCTATCTTCAAACCCATATATGCCACGAGATGTTTTTAGCGTGCTTAAAACATCTGAAAACGACCCTTATAAAATCATCGCTGAGGTTAAAAAAGCAAGTCCGAGCAAAGGTGTTATAAGAGAGGATTTTGATCCTGTTAGCATAGCTGTTAGTTATGAAAAAGGTGGGGCAAATGCCTTTTCTGTACTTAGTGAACCACACTTTTTTCAAGGAAGTTTGGAGTATATCTCGCTCATTCGTCGTTATACAAAAAGCCCGATTTTGCGAAAAGATTTCATAGTAGATAAGTATCAAATTTTAGAAGCTGCGGTTTATGGGGCGGATTTTGTTCTTTTAATCGCAAAAGCATTAAGCCAAAAAGAGCTTAAAGAGCTGCTTGAGTATGCAAGATATTTTGGGCTTGAGGCTTTGGTTGAAACTCACGATAAAGAAGATGTTAAAAAGGCGATTTTTGCAGGAGCAAATATCATCGGTATAAATCATCGTGATTTGCAAACCTTTGATATGCACATGGATTTATGCGAAAAACTTATCCCAATCATACCAAATGGCAAAATCATAGTCGCAGAAAGTGGACTTTACGAGCATGAACAGCTTGTAAATTTAAACAAATTCGGAGTTGATGCGTTTTTGATAGGTGAGAGTTTTATGCGTCAAGATGACGTTGAAATGGCAGTGAAAAAGATAAAAGGAGCATAA
- a CDS encoding tetratricopeptide repeat protein — translation MKFDKILLFTALICLVIYGFLSFKGYEIQAEKKPKIDFTKDTNFDALSKIKSKCESSDMVYCEELGNFYVYQKKYGLAFKYYEKICAYNPILDNCFKAGNIAQKYLEDNVTAVLLYQKSCESSGIKTCDSLGQIYKNGLGKISKNEDLAIEYLSRSCNKFYYASCVALGEIYESRNDKAKALINYEKSCKYAKLGCDKMKNLHALVFNLTTNPTSELEEFLKTNSVLCDEKNGIACARLAKHFKYLDKEKSKNFTTKACNYGNLSSCPKKMQDESKITNLRKDCASSNYKACSKLAYELNKQNKDGKFDYEIEDSYKKGCEFGKNKISCSNLGQFLSEKNRLDESIIYLKKSCEMGFARGCYNAGMVYAFDYEPPYGKEATKYFIKSCEMGHSWGCYKAGSMYKNAWGGNEKNIEKAYEFWQKSCLKEGIGCRELEDIKIGVE, via the coding sequence GTGAAATTTGATAAAATTTTACTTTTTACAGCTTTGATATGCTTAGTTATTTATGGGTTTTTAAGCTTTAAAGGTTATGAAATTCAAGCAGAAAAAAAGCCTAAAATCGACTTTACAAAAGATACAAATTTTGACGCACTATCAAAGATAAAAAGTAAATGCGAAAGCTCTGATATGGTTTATTGTGAAGAGCTTGGAAATTTCTATGTCTATCAAAAAAAATATGGCTTAGCTTTTAAGTATTATGAAAAAATCTGTGCATATAACCCTATTTTAGACAACTGTTTTAAAGCTGGAAATATAGCTCAAAAATATCTTGAAGATAATGTAACAGCAGTGCTTTTATATCAAAAAAGTTGCGAAAGTTCTGGTATAAAAACATGTGATAGTTTGGGTCAAATTTATAAAAATGGTTTAGGCAAGATATCTAAAAATGAGGATTTGGCCATAGAGTATCTATCTAGGTCTTGCAATAAATTTTATTATGCTAGTTGCGTGGCGTTGGGTGAAATTTATGAGAGCAGAAACGATAAAGCAAAAGCTCTTATAAACTACGAAAAATCATGCAAATACGCAAAACTTGGATGTGATAAGATGAAAAATCTTCACGCGCTTGTTTTTAACTTAACAACTAACCCCACAAGCGAACTTGAGGAGTTTTTAAAGACAAATAGTGTTTTATGTGATGAAAAAAATGGCATAGCTTGTGCTAGATTGGCAAAGCATTTTAAGTATTTAGATAAAGAAAAATCAAAAAATTTTACCACCAAAGCCTGTAATTACGGAAATTTATCAAGTTGCCCTAAAAAAATGCAAGATGAAAGTAAAATAACAAATTTAAGAAAAGATTGCGCTAGTAGCAACTACAAAGCTTGTTCAAAACTCGCATATGAGCTTAATAAACAAAACAAAGATGGCAAATTTGACTACGAGATAGAAGATAGCTATAAAAAGGGGTGTGAATTTGGTAAAAACAAAATTTCATGCTCAAATTTAGGTCAATTTTTATCTGAGAAAAATAGACTTGATGAGTCTATAATCTACCTTAAAAAATCATGCGAAATGGGCTTTGCTAGAGGGTGTTATAATGCTGGTATGGTCTATGCGTTTGATTATGAACCACCTTATGGTAAAGAGGCAACTAAGTATTTTATAAAAAGCTGCGAAATGGGACACTCCTGGGGCTGTTATAAGGCTGGAAGCATGTATAAAAACGCTTGGGGTGGAAATGAGAAAAATATAGAAAAAGCTTATGAATTTTGGCAAAAATCTTGTCTAAAAGAAGGCATTGGTTGCAGAGAGCTAGAAGATATAAAAATCGGAGTAGAGTGA
- a CDS encoding bifunctional 3,4-dihydroxy-2-butanone 4-phosphate synthase/GTP cyclohydrolase II, with protein sequence MAFVSVEQAIDDIKNGKMIVMVDDENRENEGDLVFAGAFCDMEKVNFAITHAKGVLCTPVSKEIAKKLGFVPMVSNNTSSHETAFTITVDAKDATTGVSAYERDMTIKLIASSSAKPSDFVAPGHIFPLIAKDGGVLERIGHTEGSIDLCVMAGLAPVAAICEIVKEDGTMARRDDLDKFCKKFNLNMISIAQLVEYRLKNETLVKFSPPQDSQIAGINAELYDVTDHKNNLHKVFVFGDIKENTNVKFHKISSDVEFLTSLKYAQFMKSLEILEKEGGVLVFLSNSETCDSEVKEYGIGAQILLNLGIKKITLLSSSEHKEFIGLSGFGLDIAGYLS encoded by the coding sequence ATGGCTTTTGTAAGCGTAGAACAGGCGATTGATGATATCAAAAATGGCAAAATGATAGTTATGGTCGATGATGAAAACAGAGAAAATGAGGGGGATTTGGTTTTTGCTGGAGCATTTTGTGATATGGAAAAGGTAAATTTCGCTATCACTCACGCAAAAGGCGTGCTTTGCACTCCAGTAAGCAAAGAAATCGCAAAAAAGCTAGGCTTTGTGCCGATGGTTAGCAACAACACTTCAAGCCACGAAACCGCATTTACGATTACAGTTGATGCAAAAGATGCAACAACAGGCGTAAGCGCATATGAGCGAGATATGACGATAAAACTTATCGCTTCAAGTAGCGCAAAACCAAGTGATTTTGTTGCGCCTGGACATATTTTCCCACTTATTGCAAAAGATGGTGGCGTACTAGAGCGTATCGGACATACCGAAGGAAGCATTGATTTGTGCGTTATGGCTGGATTAGCGCCTGTGGCTGCGATTTGCGAGATAGTAAAAGAAGATGGCACGATGGCAAGAAGAGATGATTTGGATAAATTTTGTAAGAAATTTAACCTTAATATGATTTCAATCGCACAACTTGTCGAATACCGCCTTAAAAACGAGACTTTGGTTAAATTTAGCCCACCACAAGATAGCCAAATAGCTGGGATTAACGCAGAGCTTTATGATGTAACAGATCATAAAAATAACTTGCACAAAGTCTTTGTTTTTGGCGATATAAAAGAAAATACAAACGTTAAATTTCATAAAATTTCATCCGATGTAGAGTTTTTGACATCTTTAAAATACGCCCAATTTATGAAAAGCTTAGAAATCTTAGAAAAAGAAGGTGGCGTGCTTGTCTTTTTAAGTAACAGCGAAACTTGCGATAGTGAAGTAAAAGAGTATGGCATAGGAGCGCAAATTCTTTTAAATTTAGGTATTAAAAAGATAACTTTACTAAGCTCAAGCGAACACAAAGAGTTTATCGGACTTAGTGGTTTTGGGCTTGATATAGCAGGTTATTTAAGCTAA
- a CDS encoding sodium-dependent transporter, producing MRENFSKIGFILSVAGGAVGLGNAWKFPTLVGANGGFAFVLLYLVITVSIGFAIFLAEIAMGKLSQKDPVNAYKNLAIKHKNLWKFAGFSMIGGILVLSFYLVILGWVIRYIFVSFSTLPVGINEAKELFGQAVSSDIYGSIFYFFCAFFLTLFVVSKGVKSGIEKLNIYMMPALFIMLLAMLFYSFFFDGFSQAFKFLFYVDFSKLDLNSLLSALGLSFFTLCLGVGCILTYSASLNDDTNPVSSSFYIVLINILIGLMMGLIVFTFVFEFGSDPKEQGVGLVFFSLISLFAKLGVAGNILAFFFFLSLFFAGITSAVSMIEPFTFYLTNEYKISRKKALSYLGVVIFILGVLCILSLSGEFANVLTFGKKSFFDILDFVSSNVMLPIGAILSAIFVGFALPKERIEGFFMPYMKSKTMFELWYFMLRFVAPIAIVVIILNQILNS from the coding sequence ATGAGAGAAAATTTTTCTAAAATCGGCTTCATACTTTCAGTTGCCGGAGGAGCTGTTGGGCTTGGAAATGCGTGGAAATTTCCAACTCTTGTTGGTGCAAATGGTGGTTTTGCCTTTGTGCTTTTATATCTTGTTATCACAGTTAGCATAGGTTTTGCTATATTTTTAGCTGAGATTGCTATGGGTAAACTTAGTCAAAAAGATCCTGTAAATGCGTATAAAAATTTAGCAATAAAACATAAAAATTTATGGAAATTTGCTGGTTTTTCTATGATTGGTGGAATTTTAGTTCTATCCTTTTATCTTGTGATTTTAGGCTGGGTTATAAGATATATTTTTGTATCATTTTCTACTCTTCCAGTTGGGATAAATGAGGCAAAAGAGCTTTTTGGACAAGCTGTTTCAAGTGATATTTATGGAAGCATTTTTTACTTTTTTTGTGCTTTTTTCTTAACCCTTTTTGTCGTTTCAAAAGGCGTTAAAAGCGGCATCGAAAAGCTAAATATCTACATGATGCCAGCACTTTTTATCATGCTTTTGGCTATGCTTTTTTACTCATTTTTCTTTGATGGGTTTAGCCAGGCGTTTAAATTTCTTTTTTATGTGGATTTTTCAAAGCTTGATTTAAACTCGCTTTTATCGGCTCTTGGACTATCTTTTTTCACGCTTTGCCTTGGGGTTGGGTGTATTTTAACCTACTCTGCTTCGCTAAACGATGATACAAATCCAGTTTCAAGCTCATTTTATATCGTTCTTATAAATATCCTAATTGGGCTTATGATGGGACTTATAGTCTTTACATTTGTCTTTGAGTTTGGCTCAGACCCAAAAGAGCAAGGCGTAGGACTCGTGTTTTTCTCTCTTATATCTCTTTTTGCAAAGCTTGGAGTAGCGGGAAATATCTTGGCATTTTTCTTCTTTTTATCGCTGTTTTTTGCTGGTATTACTTCAGCGGTTTCTATGATAGAGCCATTTACTTTTTACCTTACAAATGAGTATAAAATTTCAAGAAAAAAGGCTTTAAGCTATCTTGGAGTCGTTATTTTCATACTTGGCGTGCTTTGCATACTCTCTTTGAGTGGAGAATTTGCTAATGTTTTAACTTTTGGCAAAAAGAGCTTTTTTGATATTTTAGACTTTGTCTCATCAAATGTCATGCTTCCAATCGGTGCGATTTTAAGTGCTATTTTTGTTGGATTTGCCTTGCCAAAAGAGCGAATCGAGGGCTTTTTTATGCCTTATATGAAAAGTAAAACGATGTTTGAGTTGTGGTATTTTATGCTTCGATTTGTTGCGCCGATTGCGATTGTAGTTATCATACTTAACCAAATTTTAAACTCTTAA